Within the Bacteroidales bacterium genome, the region GACACATAGGAAAGATAGGGTTTCACATAGATTTATTATTTATCAAGCAATTGAGAGGACAAATAATTATTTGACCTTTTTTGTTTACTTCATGAAAATTTTTGTTATTCAAAATATTTCTTTCTATGTGTTAAGCCTATGTGAACTATGTGTCCCCCGCCTGCTTCGGGGCAGGTATGTGGTTCAAGAATATTAACCAAATAACTTTTATGATCGGCCCAAAGAAAGGTTTACCAAACTTTAGAATTTAAAGTGCAGCAAAACTTTGCTAATAAAACAAAATTTTTAGAAGTGATAGCATGAATTTTTATAAATATGAATAAAATTTAAGTTCACCTTAATCGCTGTGGGTGCATTCCTAATTTTTTCCAAGCACCCTTTTTTATTTCATCCGGCAACTGCCGGTCGGGTTATAAGTGATGTTCTAGTTTACGAAATTCCGTAGGAATGGAATATATTTTCTCTTTTGGAAAAAATTGGGAATGCACCCATGGTATAAGTGAATTTCAGTCCGGAAATTTGATTGTTTTATAGAATGATCTATAGTTGCTGATGGAATGGGGCATGTTGTATACCTGGCAGAGGTAGGTTCGGAACTAGCCCCACCTTGTTTTATACCTGGTTGGGTTAGGTTCGAAACATAACCGGCCTTCCTTTTTATATATCATGGGGTTGCTCGGAACAAGCCAGGGGATGTTTTTAACCTGGTTGGGGTAGGTTATCAACCTGGTTGGGGTAGGTTTTTTGCTACCTCCACCTTCTTTTAGACCTGTCTGGGGTAGGTACGGAACCTACCCTTACCTTCTTTTTTACCTGGTTAGGGTAGGTCTGGAAATACCCCTACCCAGTTTTTAACTTGGTGGAGGTAGGTTCGGAGCAAGGCCTGATTTCCTTTTTACCTGGTGAGGGTAGGTCCGGAACAAGGTCGGACTTGATTTTTACCTGGCAGGGGTAAGTTCAGAACAAGGTTGGAATTCCTTTTTACAAAGTAAGGGTATGTTTGGAACAGGGTCGGTTCTGTTTTTTAGATGGTGAAGGTAGGTACGGAACATGGTCAGGGTAGGTTTTAACATAGTTGGGGTAGGTTCAGAAGTACCCCTGCCCTGTTAAAAACAAGGCAGGGGTACTTCGGGGATAAGGTTCCTCTGGCAATCATACCGGTTTATTCTGCCTCCGGCTCGGCTTCTTCCTTTGAACGGTCCCAGGCAAAAAAGGCCTTCAGATCGTTAAGAACGGAATCTATGCCAGGTACACCATTTCTGGAGGCCGTCTTGGATGAATCGTAGATACTCAGTCCGCCCGTCCAGAGATTTTCACCTATTGCGGCTGCAGTATCCGATAAACCCTCTCCAACACGTTTGAACTCGGCGCCCAATTCCACAAGCTGTTCATAGAGCTTCATGCTTTTCTTCATCTCCTCAATATCCAAATAATTGGGAACAATTCTCGGATCTTTTTCACCATAGGCAATGGTTTTTTCTACAAAAGGCTTTCTGGCACTGTTCATAACCGAACGTGAACGCCGCTCTTCGGGGGTCATGTCAATTAAAAAAGGCATTTCATCCGTAATGCCCTTCAGGTTGTCCCAAATTCTTTTTAATCTGTCATCAGACATTTCTACAGAAATTTGATTTTAAATGAATTCTACCAGGAAATTGCCTCCGGTGAAAAAAATGGCAAAAGAATCATTCTCTCCTGTATTGAAGAAGAATTACATCAGATCGGAATAAAAATGATCAGTGATGTTTTAGAAATGCATGGGTGGTATTCCTATTTTCTGGGAGCCAATACGCCAACAAAAGATTTGATAGGCTATACCAAAGTAATTAAACCCGATTTGATCGGTATCTCCATGAGCATTTATTTTCATCTGCCCACACTGGAAGAAACTTTGCAGCGAATAAGAAAAGA harbors:
- a CDS encoding cobalamin B12-binding domain-containing protein, producing the protein MILNEFYQEIASGEKNGKRIILSCIEEELHQIGIKMISDVLEMHGWYSYFLGANTPTKDLIGYTKVIKPDLIGISMSIYFHLPTLEETLQRIRKEFSDLPVLVGGQAFQHKGIEVLEQFNDVYYKTDLKSTESFINEFLENG